The Cytophagales bacterium genomic sequence ATTCATGGTTAAACAAAATCCCATTTACGGCAAACATATTGTATGCCTCACGGTAATTTACAGTGATCCAATAGGCATATATCTTTGCGGCAGCATAAGGTGACCTGGGATAAAAGGGCGTTTTTTCAGACTGGGGAATTTCCTGTGCAAGGCCGTAAAGCTCAGAAGAAGACGCCTGGTATATTCTGCATTTTTTAGTTAAACCAAGAAGTCTGACAGCTTCCAGGATCCTGAGTGTTCCTAATCCGTCTACGTTTGCAGTATATTCAGGGGTTTCAAAGCTTACCTTTACATGAGACATAGCTCCTAAATTATATATCTCGTCAGGCTGAACTTCCTGAATTATCCTGATAATATTGGTAGAATCTGTCAGATCTCCATAATGCAGCTTGAACTTTACGTCCTTCTCATGCGGATCCTGGTATAAATGGTCTATCCTGACGGTATTAAATAATGAACTTCGCCTCTTAATACCATGAACCTCATAACCTTTATGCAGCAAAAATTCGGCTAAATAAGCGCCATCTTGCCCGGTTATTCCTGTAATTAATGCTTTTTTCATATTTATGAAATATTTCTATATTTTTGTAAAGTTAAAAAAAAATTAGTTATGAACATCTTTAGTCAAAAATCACGTATTAAAATTTTACTATTCATCGTTGCGTTAATCATTGGCGGAGCTTCTTTGTATTACACCAATATGCTGGTTAATAAACTCGCCCTTCGGGAGCAAAAGCTGATCGATCTTTATGCAAATGGGTTGCGGTTTTTAGTAAATTCTGAAAATACCGACAACCTTACATTTTTGTTTAACGAGATCATTGAAGCAAATCATTCCATTCCGGTTATATTAACTGATTCTAATGAGGTACTGATCGACCACCGGAATATCAGGTTTCCAAAAAAATATAAAAAAAAAGAACAATATTTACAAAAAGAATTGGCAATAATGAAAACGCAGCATCAGCCCATTATTGTAAATATTGGTCCGGACTTAAAAAACTACATCTATTATAAAAATTCATACCTGTTATCACAGTTAAAATATTACCCTTACGTACAACTTACGGTA encodes the following:
- the gmd gene encoding GDP-mannose 4,6-dehydratase; this encodes MKKALITGITGQDGAYLAEFLLHKGYEVHGIKRRSSLFNTVRIDHLYQDPHEKDVKFKLHYGDLTDSTNIIRIIQEVQPDEIYNLGAMSHVKVSFETPEYTANVDGLGTLRILEAVRLLGLTKKCRIYQASSSELYGLAQEIPQSEKTPFYPRSPYAAAKIYAYWITVNYREAYNMFAVNGILFNHESPLRGETFVTRKITRAVARIALGLQERTFLGNLDAQRDWGHAKDYVEAMWLMLQQDKPEDFVIATGVATKVRDFVIMAFNEVGVELEFSGKGENEVGRVRSCSTPEYELKIGKEVVKVDKRYFRPTEVDVLRGDASKARQKLNWQLKYNLKSLIKEMVASDLELFGKDKYLLEGGHRVVGQYE